TTTGGCAGCCGTTTTGTCTCGTTCAAATATTACGCCTGCCAGTGCTTTAAGAATTAGTCTTTTAGGAATAGTATCTCGTATTGAAGATTGGGCATCACCCATTTTTGCATTACTAGTTACCGCATTAGATAGTTTTTTACGTAATAGCCTGGAATATGGAGACCCTTTAATTGCAGAGCAAACTTTAGATTTTCTTGCCACTTGGGGCGAGAATTATGCTCAAGCACCTCGTACTTTAGAGCAAGTTGCAAAGATTAACTCTTTAGCTCGTTTAGTTTTACAAAAAGTTGATGAACCTATTCTTCAGGAGGAATGGTCAGAAGGGTTAGATTTATTTTTAAATATTGCTCATATTGCTTGTAAAATAAAATATTCAGATCAACGTATTTGGTCGTCTTCAGTAGAACTACTTAAGGATCTCTATCCTGTAAATATTTTAAATAATAATAATGAATATTCAGACAAGCACCGTCAAGTTCAAAAAAATATTCTAAAATTAATTGATTCTTCTCTGGCTGTAATCGGAACTATTTTTGTTAGAGGAGGCTTGTCGGTCGTAGTACACATTGAGCATTTAAATCAGGAACTAACATGGTCACTTGGAGCTAGCGCAATAGATAGAATCGAGCGTTTTTTTCAGGAAGTATCAAGCATTTTCAAACTAGGATTTCCTAAATTTAATCAAATACAATCAATTCAAGGTTCTTGGATTCAGGTTCTTAATCTTCCTCTAACTCCTAGGGAAGCTAATATTTTAGCAACAGAAATTGCTTCTTTATCCTCAAAAAATTACGAACAAAGTGAGATTAATCAAAATACTATTGATAGTTGGCGAGAATGTGCAGAAATCCTTAGTGAAAAGGACTTTAAGATTAACTTATCTGTTTCCACAAAGGATATAGGATTACAGATTATTCCTCCCATTTCTACAGAGAATTTTGCCAATATCTCTACAGGAGCAACTACTGATTTTAATGAACAAGAAAGAACACACATTAGAATTCTCTCTTGTGATGTTCCACAAGCTAATAATATTGAAAGAATTTTGGAGCTTGCACAATTATTTGTTCAATATTCATCTTCAACTCAAACTATTAGTGATAAGTTTCTTGAGATAAGAGGAACAAAATCTAGAGATTTTTTCTATTATCGTAGAGCAATTGAAATTCTTAACCTTATTGATTGGCGTGGGCATCCGACCAACGTCTGTTCTGCTTTGTTTCGCTTATCTAAAAAAGAGGCAAAAATGAGACTTCTTGCCTATCAATTTATTTCTTCTAATGTTGGTTCTGCTTGGCTACTGTGGAAAAATGCCAATGATCTTTCAGAGATTAATCCTGACAGTGCAGAAGAATTTTTAACGGCAACTTGTCCATCACTTTCTCAAAAAACAATTGAACGACGTTCACAAACATTAAAAGCATGGCTCACTATCTTTCTGCAATACTGGGATTCTTAACGATTTGAGTTAGAACTACGACTGATTTTCATATTCTGGGGTTCATAAAGGGAAAAAATTTAAGAGGCGATCGCCGCCCAAAAAACAGCGGAGGATATTGTCACCCAGGGGAAAGCGGGCAATACGGATAGCGTGCCGGAATTTTCCCTAGCTGAAATTACTTTTCCGGTGAAATTGGCCTATCTCCTCAGTGCCAGTGGCCTGTGCCCCAGTAGTAGCGAAGGGAGAAGGCAAATCAAGGGAGGAGCGGTGCGCTTAGATGGTGATCGCCTGGGGGATGTTAACCAGGAATACCAGAAACCGCAGGATTTGGACGGTAAGGTGCTCCAGGTAGGCAAGAAAAAATTTATTCGCTTCACTGCGAATTAGCAATTAAAATAGTAATTTATAACTACTCTCTCCGTCGGCGATCGAGGTAGAATTGGGGCGAACTGATTTGACCGGTCAATCCTGCCCATTCCTGCCTGATCCGTCCAGATTCAACCAATTACTGCCCAACCTTAGAATTGAGGTTATCGCCCCATGAACAGTTTTGTTTTAATGGCCACCGTTATTCGGGAACCGGAACTGCGCTTCACCAAAGAAAATCAAACCCCCGTCTGCGAATTTCTAGTAGAATTCCCCGGCATGAGGGATGATTCCCCCAAGGAAAGTTTGAAAGTAGTTGGTTGGGGCAATTTGGCCAACACCATCAAAGAAACCTATCACCCTGGCGATCGCCTAATTATCGAAGGACGCTTAGGTATGAATATGATAGAACGGCAGGAAGGCTTTAAGGAAAAACGAGCTGAGCTAACTGCTTCCCGCATTAGTTTGGTGGATAGCGGCAATGGCATTAATCCTGGTGAGTTGTCTTCTCCTCCAGAACCTGAAGCAGTGGACCTTAGTAACACCGATGATATTCCGTTCTAACATCCACAATTCAGCTACTCCCAGTCAGATTTTTCCTTGAACTTGAAATTTCCACAATGGCGGATTCCCTTCCCAATTTAGTCGATCTCAACTTCTTACCTTTTTTAACGGAGGCTGGGGAAATTGATCCGAACTACGAAAAACGTATTGGGGTTTACGCCATTTTTGACCAGCATCAGAATCTACAATACGTAGGCTATTCCCGTAATTTAGCCATTAGCCTGCTGCAACATTTGGTGCGTCAACCAGAGCATTGCCATGGGCTCAAAGTACACATCATCGACCGCCCCGATCGCCAATTATTAGTTCAAATTCAAAACCATTGGTTGGTGGGGCAAAATCCTCCTGGCAATGGTGAAAGTCAGAAAATTTGGGCTGAATCGATTAATGTGCAGGATTATTGGACTCCAGAAGAGGCCGCCACCGTTGCTAAAAGTGAACCAGGGGACACGCCCAAACTTTTGAAAAAAATTGCCCGTAGGCTAGAGGCAGAAGTGTTGGCAAAACTGGAAGCCAGGGGAGTGGCACAACAAATTCGCTTCAATCCCAAGCTGAAAGAACAAGGGCTGTTGGACATCACCTAGGATTCGCCCATAGCTGTCCATTAAAATATAAGGGGATCCAAGATGACCCTGACTGAAAAAAATGGACATTCGAGAGTTTCAAGAAAGTAATGAGAGGCGCCAGTTGCGTAGTAGTTCTATGTTACCATTGACCCTAAATTCGGCAAATATTGCCATGGTGATATCAACCATGTGGGCTGACCTGGAGACAACTTTCGTGGGGCGATGAAATCTAGCAAACCAATGACGGTTATCTGAGTTGTTTCTCTCAATTCCTACTGTTTCTCTTTTGCTAATCCCATGAAACGCATCGGGATGTTCATCCAGCAGTTGTTGATAGGGCCTCCAGTCATCGGTGCAGTACACCGTCACTTTCCACTTTGCCAGTCTCTCCAGCAAACGACTCAGGGTTTGACTATCACGATTTCCCAGTTCCCAGTTCCCAGTCGATGAGTCTCCCAGTAACACGCTCATATGCCTTATCATTATCTATTTGAAACTCTCCATTATTGATTTACAGAGCTTTCCTTTCTTCGTTTCTGGCCCAGTTTCAGGGATCCGCCTCACTCTTCGTTTCTTCGTTGTTGTGAGTTCACGCTCAGCCGGTACTATTTTTCCCCGTCTTTAGAGGCACGTTCTTTTTCATCTCCATACAAAGGAGAAGTTCCGGTTCCTGTCATTAATAATTGTTGTTGGGGCACCCCAATGGCAATTTCCTGGGATTCAAAGGCCACTTTCACCCGCAGTCGCAATTCTCTGGCCACGTCCCATTGTTCCCCCGGCAGGGTCTTAAGCCAAATACGAATAAGAATACCTTGGTGAGAAACCTCTTCAATACCCTTGAGTTCCGGTGCCTGGAGCATTTTAGGATGCCACCACGGATCGTGGTACAGACCCAGCGCCACCTGTTGCAAAACGGCGATCGCCTTTTTGGGATCAGCATCAGCCGCCACCATAACGGAATAATCTACCCTGGACCAGTCTTTAGTTTGATTACACACTGTGCCAATGGCTCCGTTGGGAATGGTGACTAAATCCCCGTTGGGACAACGGATGCGAGTAACAAATAGGTTTGTATCTTCCACTACTCCTTCAAACTCGCCAATCAGAACGAAATCATTAATGGCGAAGGCATCACTCATCAGATTAGAAATACCGGCAATTAAATCCTTGATCAAGTTTTGGGAACCGAAAGACACCGCAAAACCGATGATCCCTGCCCCAGCCAGTACTGTGGCCACCGGCACATCGAACAAACTAAGGGAAAAGACAAAGGCAGTAAAAATACAGACCACCAGGTTAATGCCCCTGACAGCACTACTGACAGTGTTAATTCTAATTTTTCTTCGTGTATATTTGGCAGTTTGTAAAATAGCATAATCGTTTTCAATGGTATGGAAAAAAGACTCAATTAAAAAATCAGATATTTTAATTAAAATTATTGCCGATAACCAAATTAAAGTTAAAGAAATGGGAGTGCCCGATAACTGTCGTCCTAAACGTCGAGTGTTAGGAAAAACCTGCAGAAAAAAAGCACTACCACGGATCCAGATAATAAACAGGAAAAAAATTAGTATTCTCCGGGTAAATACAACTTGTTTGAGGCGGTTTTTCAGGAAGTCGTAAAAATCCTTGCCTTGGAAAAGTTCAAGAATATTTTCAAAAATTTTCTGGTTATCCAAAGAAAATGTCAGGGGAGGATTTTTTTTACTGTCCCCCCAGCCAACATTTCCGAATAGTATAGTTTTGGAGTAAGCACTTAAATAATAAAGAAAAATAGCTATCCGGTCTAAAATTTGAAAAGCGAAGGAATAGCGGGGAATGGCAGCAATATTTTTAAAAATAGACGCATCAATGTAATTATAATCAAAATTTGGGTCTTCCTCCTCCGCCTTAACTAAACAATTAATAGCCATCTTTAGTAAGTGAATTCTGTGTCCCAGCCACCGATAAATAAATAGCACTACCAACGAAACTGTGACCACAATGGTGACAATTACTAGGGCAACTTTTATTTGTCTTCTCAGGGCTTCTGGTTGTCGTTCCCGCCTCGCTCGCATCAGGGCATTGCGGACTTGATCTACGGTTTCGGACGCTAAATCTTCCGGGGTAAGGGCGTATAAATCAGCATCAGCTTTGGTAATGGTGCGAAGAATTTGTGGCCGGAGATTTTTGTCATCGCTAATTTGAATAATGATCGCCCCATTGAGAATAGAACTAGCAACATTTAAGGTTTCTGGATCAAAACCCCGCTGGACAATTTCTTTAAACTTACTTTCAATACGTTGTTGACGATAAACAATTGGACTAAGGGAAGAATCTCCTTCTTTACTAGCATTTCCTGTGGGCACAGCAATCAAAAAAATTGGCTCTCCATCTACCCTAACGGTGGTGTAATCCAAGTTACCAATTCTACCGGATAAATCTGATTCAAAGCCTAGATTAAAAGCTTTATTTTGCAGGGGGAAATCAGACTTGACGGGATCCACTAGGTCAATTTGGGGCGGTAGTTGACTAAGGAGAGTTTGTGCCGACTGGGCTTGGGCAAAACCTAGGCTTAGCAGTAAGGTGAGCAGAGTAAGGGCGATTAATTGACTTAAATTTAATCTTTGATGGCGAAAAATATAATTTTTTCTATTTGTTGGGAGCACTCTGACAACGAATAAATTCCAAAGGGAGGTTATCACTATCGGCAATGAATAAAACTTCATAAATATGATCACCAATTTGTTGTTGCTGGGGATTTAAAAGAATTTTTAACGGCTCAATTTGTTCTGGATTGGTTTGATAGGCTTGGCTAAAACTTTGGCTGAGATTATTCAACCATTCCGGTAAACTTTCTACCTGGTCTGTTAGATCAAAGGAGATATGATAGTAGCCCACGTAATGTTCATCTTTGAAGGCATCAGGGGCGGGTTGGGGTTGGGGAATTTGAATTAATTCAATGCGTCCCCCCAGACCAGTCAACCAGCAAGCTAAGGTATAACCAGTGGTGAACCTTTCCCCCACGGTAAAACCCAATAGCTCATAAAAGGCGATCGCCCGATGGATATTAGCAGTACGAATAGAAACATGGTGCATGATGCTTTATGCTGGGGGAGTTAAGGGGAAATTAACTTTTCAGCGGTGCTCAATTTATTACAACCTTACCAATGTCCGAACTGAAAATCCTAATTGTTGACGACGAACCCCACATTGTAATTCTGCTGGAAGAGGTGTTTGAGCTTTTAGAAGAAGATTACGGGGTGGAGTTATTGACCGCCATGGATGGGGAAAAAGCCTTGGCTTTAGCAGTGGAACATCAACCCCAATTGGTTATTTTAGATGTGATGTTGCCCAAGATTAGTGGTTTAGCAGTTTGTCAACGTATTAAAGAAAATCCTGAGCTAGCTAATACCACGGTGATTTTGCTCACGGCCAAGGGCCAACAGTTCGATCGCCAGGCAGGGTTAGCCGCGGGGGCGGATTGCTACGTAACTAAACCCTTTGGCCCCAGGGATTTATTGGCCCAAGCGAAGGGAATTTTGGGTATTGAAGAAGAGGATTAATAGTCCATTTTAGAAAGATTCAGAGTTAGGGGTATGGTTAATCTCCTGGTCGAGCCAACGTTTTTTCCAGCGGCTGGTGGGCTCCAATGTACTTTTGCTCTGTTCCGCTCGACGACGGGCCAGAATTACTTCCGCTGGATCTGTTCCTGAAGGATCACGGTAGGGGATGGCCGCCTTAGTTTGCAGATGTTCCATTTCCCAGGGGGCAAATATTGATGGGGGTGATGGCTGGTGGCTAGCCAGGGTACCCAGGGGCCGACGACGGGGATGGGGCGGTTGACCGTCTCCCATGGTGGCAATGGACAGTCCGGCCAGTTGTAAACCATGACGCACCGCCGCCGCACTGCAATAGGTGGCTAAACGGCCTGTTGGGGCTAGACGATCGCCTAAATGACAGAGAAATTCCACTGTCCACAGTTGGGGACATTTGGGCGGTGAGAAGGGATCGAGGAAAATAGCATCGACCTTAATATCTCGGGGCACAACGGATAGTAATGTTTGCCGGGCATCCCCGATCGCCAGATGGGCAGTTAAAAATTCCCTGGCAACCATTTCTCTTTGAGCTAGATCCTGCAAAATCTCCTGCACCAAATCCGGCCAACCCTGGAGCAAGCCATTGGCGATCGCCTGGCGGGGCACTTGCAGATCGTTTTCCAAACTGTACAGAGTTACGTGGCAATGGGGATTAATTTGCCAGATGGCTGTTAGGGCCGCCGCTGTGTTGTAGCCCAAGCCATAGCAGACATCAATAATAGTTAACCTGGATTTTTTGGCCGCCAACTGGGGCAAAAGACAGGGATGAACAAACTTTTCGTCCGCCTCCGCCTTAGCACCCCGCTGGGAATGGAACGTTTCCCCAAATTGGGGCGAATAGAACGTAAAAGAACCATCCGCCGTCAACTGGGGAGTAAAAGGGGCCGCACTGGTCAAAAATTAGCCCTCCGTTCCCGGTTTATCCTGGGCCAATTCCCCTTTCAAGGTGGCAATTTCCTCCGTCAGGCGATCGAGTTCCCTTTTCGCCGTCGCAAAATCGATGATGTTATTGGAACCAGTGGCAGTGGTTTTGCTAAGGGGGTTGGGCAGGGATTGTCGCCATTGTGCGAGCAATTGATCCACATACTGACGGGCTTCCGTTTCCGTAGTAGTGCCCTTTTGGGCCCATTGGCTGGCCCGTTGGTCCCATTCCTGTTGCAAATCCTGGAAAGTACCCTGGCGTTTTTGCGGATCCTGCAATGTTTCCACCAAACTAGCGGTGGCTCCCACCGTAATCCGAAAACCTTGCTGGATAGTGTCTAACAAAGTGCTGTTGTTGGTAGTCATCGTTAAAACTTAAGGTAGTTGAAGGTCAGGATTGAGTTCTCCAATGGTCGTTGCATTCAACAAGAACACCGTGGGTGAACCACGTTTGACCCTAAGCTAAACCAAAATGTCCTGTTTCCGCCACTGGACGGGGCACCAAGCCAGTTTCCCAACAGAGTTTCTGGAAATCTTTGATCAACCCACTGCGCTCAATTTGCGAGTACCTATTCAGGTGACCTTTTTGGTTATAGACCAGCAACAGATCAAGTTCCGGTAGGGTGGCAAAATGCAACAATAAATTAAAAATGTCGATGGACCTAATTTGATATTCCTCCTTGGCAAAATTGGGGTGTCTTTGGGCATCCTGTTTATTACTAAAGCAAAATATGGCGGCCGCAGTTTTATTGCCCCCTTGGGCGCTCAGGGTGAGTTTGACTAGATTGTCATTGTGGCGACCAGTCCAAATATAAAGCGTATCCACATTCAGCTTTTTGCCGATTTCTTCAAACAGGGGAGTCATCACCAACTGCACCGCTTTTTTCTCTTCCTCGCTCCCTTGCGCTTGTTGGGACTGTTGTAGGAATTCTTCCTTAAATTTTTTCAGGCTCATAGCTTTTTCAATTTCCAGAGGGTTTAAGACGGTCGGCGATCGCCGTGAGGAACTGATTGCTTAATTCGGGCAACTGGGCTAAATTCTTCACCAGCCGAGTTTTCTCCCCCAAGGACAAATCCATAATCATGCTAACAATTTGTTGAACTTGGTCCACTGTGGGCACCGTGTCTTTGGCTTCACTCGGTCCTTCTTGGTAAGAGTCGCCGTGGTCGGTGGCAAAGGGATCGGAGGCGGTGGAGGCCATGGCTGGTTCAACAAGGCCAGGCTCTGTGGGGGAAAAACCTTGCCTAGTTAACAGATTTCCTTCTTCCAAGGGCGCAAAAAATGGCGGTGGTGGAGGGGGCACAAACTCAATATGACCAAGGTGCTCCCTCGCATCGGTAAGTTTCTGGGCAGTGAAATCCCCAGGGTGGGGAGTCATTTGGCTCAGTAACTGGTCTTCCCAGGGTAATTTCTGCTGCCGGCCGGGGGCTAGGGCTTCTAGCTGAAATTTGCGGACAATGAAGTCCGGAGGCAGTCCCCTTAAATACCAGCGATACATCTCCGCTAACTGGGACTCATCACCATTCCACTCCAAAGCCAATCTGTCCTGTACCTGCACCGGAATGCGGCGACGCAGGGTGGAGAGAGATTGCTGAGAAAATTCGTCAAACTTACCCTGTAACGCCTGAAAATCCTTGGCCGTGGCCTGACTGCCTAATTTGATTAATCGCACAATTTCCGGGGCGATCGGTCTGGGTAACCCATCGACTTTGGGGGAACGGGCCGCTGTTGCCAAACATTTTTGCACGGTCTGGTAGGCTGGACGGTTTTGATCCAGGGGAATCCATTCCACCATCACCCGCTCAAATTGCTTCATCACTGTCATCACCTCCCGATGGAGATGACGCAGGGGAGGTTGGTCAATTTCCTCTAGTCCGTTGACCTGGTCAAAGA
The genomic region above belongs to Synechocystis sp. PCC 6803 substr. PCC-P and contains:
- a CDS encoding single-stranded DNA-binding protein, whose protein sequence is MNSFVLMATVIREPELRFTKENQTPVCEFLVEFPGMRDDSPKESLKVVGWGNLANTIKETYHPGDRLIIEGRLGMNMIERQEGFKEKRAELTASRISLVDSGNGINPGELSSPPEPEAVDLSNTDDIPF
- a CDS encoding GIY-YIG nuclease family protein, encoding MADSLPNLVDLNFLPFLTEAGEIDPNYEKRIGVYAIFDQHQNLQYVGYSRNLAISLLQHLVRQPEHCHGLKVHIIDRPDRQLLVQIQNHWLVGQNPPGNGESQKIWAESINVQDYWTPEEAATVAKSEPGDTPKLLKKIARRLEAEVLAKLEARGVAQQIRFNPKLKEQGLLDIT
- a CDS encoding mechanosensitive ion channel family protein — encoded protein: MLPTNRKNYIFRHQRLNLSQLIALTLLTLLLSLGFAQAQSAQTLLSQLPPQIDLVDPVKSDFPLQNKAFNLGFESDLSGRIGNLDYTTVRVDGEPIFLIAVPTGNASKEGDSSLSPIVYRQQRIESKFKEIVQRGFDPETLNVASSILNGAIIIQISDDKNLRPQILRTITKADADLYALTPEDLASETVDQVRNALMRARRERQPEALRRQIKVALVIVTIVVTVSLVVLFIYRWLGHRIHLLKMAINCLVKAEEEDPNFDYNYIDASIFKNIAAIPRYSFAFQILDRIAIFLYYLSAYSKTILFGNVGWGDSKKNPPLTFSLDNQKIFENILELFQGKDFYDFLKNRLKQVVFTRRILIFFLFIIWIRGSAFFLQVFPNTRRLGRQLSGTPISLTLIWLSAIILIKISDFLIESFFHTIENDYAILQTAKYTRRKIRINTVSSAVRGINLVVCIFTAFVFSLSLFDVPVATVLAGAGIIGFAVSFGSQNLIKDLIAGISNLMSDAFAINDFVLIGEFEGVVEDTNLFVTRIRCPNGDLVTIPNGAIGTVCNQTKDWSRVDYSVMVAADADPKKAIAVLQQVALGLYHDPWWHPKMLQAPELKGIEEVSHQGILIRIWLKTLPGEQWDVARELRLRVKVAFESQEIAIGVPQQQLLMTGTGTSPLYGDEKERASKDGEK
- a CDS encoding VOC family protein, which encodes MHHVSIRTANIHRAIAFYELLGFTVGERFTTGYTLACWLTGLGGRIELIQIPQPQPAPDAFKDEHYVGYYHISFDLTDQVESLPEWLNNLSQSFSQAYQTNPEQIEPLKILLNPQQQQIGDHIYEVLFIADSDNLPLEFIRCQSAPNK
- a CDS encoding response regulator transcription factor; the protein is MSELKILIVDDEPHIVILLEEVFELLEEDYGVELLTAMDGEKALALAVEHQPQLVILDVMLPKISGLAVCQRIKENPELANTTVILLTAKGQQFDRQAGLAAGADCYVTKPFGPRDLLAQAKGILGIEEED
- a CDS encoding tRNA (5-methylaminomethyl-2-thiouridine)(34)-methyltransferase MnmD, encoding MTSAAPFTPQLTADGSFTFYSPQFGETFHSQRGAKAEADEKFVHPCLLPQLAAKKSRLTIIDVCYGLGYNTAAALTAIWQINPHCHVTLYSLENDLQVPRQAIANGLLQGWPDLVQEILQDLAQREMVAREFLTAHLAIGDARQTLLSVVPRDIKVDAIFLDPFSPPKCPQLWTVEFLCHLGDRLAPTGRLATYCSAAAVRHGLQLAGLSIATMGDGQPPHPRRRPLGTLASHQPSPPSIFAPWEMEHLQTKAAIPYRDPSGTDPAEVILARRRAEQSKSTLEPTSRWKKRWLDQEINHTPNSESF
- a CDS encoding reverse transcriptase-like protein encodes the protein MANSSPPNGTGNSIPILFYAGEALGQKGQGAAVAILLLPTGKRTSVKQLLASATGTEASYRALLIGLQKARQLGIHNIEVKGHNEKVFDQVNGLEEIDQPPLRHLHREVMTVMKQFERVMVEWIPLDQNRPAYQTVQKCLATAARSPKVDGLPRPIAPEIVRLIKLGSQATAKDFQALQGKFDEFSQQSLSTLRRRIPVQVQDRLALEWNGDESQLAEMYRWYLRGLPPDFIVRKFQLEALAPGRQQKLPWEDQLLSQMTPHPGDFTAQKLTDAREHLGHIEFVPPPPPPFFAPLEEGNLLTRQGFSPTEPGLVEPAMASTASDPFATDHGDSYQEGPSEAKDTVPTVDQVQQIVSMIMDLSLGEKTRLVKNLAQLPELSNQFLTAIADRLKPSGN